In Desulfomonile tiedjei DSM 6799, a genomic segment contains:
- a CDS encoding PaaI family thioesterase — translation MKKRVVNRERVDFLKMDYERGFIQFCGYEAVHAEWGRFQARVQIHEHHRQQDGFIHAGVMATMADHTAGYSAFTTVPASMQILTIEFKINFLRPAFGSILLCSAQVIREGKQVIVSESEVYDVREDAEVLVAKAMVTLMAVPKEKLTAK, via the coding sequence ATGAAAAAACGCGTCGTGAACAGGGAAAGAGTCGATTTCTTGAAAATGGATTACGAGCGAGGATTCATACAGTTCTGCGGATATGAAGCAGTACACGCGGAATGGGGGAGATTTCAGGCACGTGTGCAAATACATGAACATCACAGACAGCAAGACGGATTCATCCACGCAGGCGTCATGGCTACCATGGCGGACCATACCGCCGGCTATTCGGCCTTTACCACTGTTCCAGCGAGCATGCAGATACTTACTATCGAGTTCAAGATAAACTTCTTGCGCCCGGCATTCGGTTCCATTCTCCTTTGCTCTGCACAGGTAATCAGGGAAGGAAAGCAGGTGATCGTGTCGGAATCGGAGGTGTACGATGTTCGGGAAGATGCGGAAGTCCTCGTAGCAAAAGCAATGGTCACGCTTATGGCAGTTCCGAAAGAGAAGCTAACCGCGAAGTGA
- a CDS encoding twin-arginine translocase TatA/TatE family subunit → MLGPQELIVILLIAVLIFGGKKIPEIMEGVGKGIRTFKKAMDGEDQTVPAQQAPQIETPPKKIEGPVEKKA, encoded by the coding sequence ATGTTAGGCCCGCAGGAATTAATCGTGATCCTCCTCATCGCCGTCCTGATTTTCGGAGGAAAAAAGATACCCGAAATTATGGAAGGAGTAGGAAAAGGAATAAGGACTTTCAAAAAGGCGATGGATGGTGAAGACCAAACCGTTCCAGCTCAGCAGGCGCCTCAAATCGAGACCCCACCGAAAAAAATTGAAGGTCCTGTGGAAAAAAAGGCCTGA